In one Pelecanus crispus isolate bPelCri1 chromosome 12, bPelCri1.pri, whole genome shotgun sequence genomic region, the following are encoded:
- the LOC104033673 gene encoding meteorin-like protein, whose amino-acid sequence MGSVIVEHLINVSCFVCTLIGFIQYFRGRTVGVNRTQHQLELDFSLKCQKSHCSGWSWEPRSRAVEQVHLRCTEGSLEWMYPARPLHVVLEPSLSSAQHTAVCVKPSSDFQGASIYVERAGQLHLGVSEAEGARPRHVSCVSAHAPQRVALFLQASPQRDVSRWTASFQCELLSNQSAAGSDYKKMALVEAMCRPCDNVELLMAICSSDLMVKGSIQNVSHDSENHMPQVDVSVWKVYRQKNRIFWQDEASGEWRGPIRTLLQCKVKEGSGDFLFTGNERFGKAWLGCAPRFKDFMFIYWAARERGANPCEFQLS is encoded by the exons ATGGGAAGCGTGATTGTGGAACATCTCATAAATGTCTCCTGCTTTGTTTGCACCCTCATTGGCTTCATCCAGTATTTCCGAGGCAG aaCTGTTGGAGTGAACCGTACACAGCACCAACTTGAGCTAGATTTTAGCCTAAAGTGTCAGAAGTCACACTGCAG CGGTTGGAGCTGGGAGCCGCGTTCCCGTGCAGTGGAGCAGGTCCATCTGCGCTGCACCGAGGGCTCCCTGGAATGGATGTACCCAGCACGACCCCTGCACGTCGTTCTGGAGCCCAGCCTCTCCAGTGCCCAGCACACCGCTGTCTGCGTCAAGCCCTCCAGTGACTTCCAGGGTGCCAGCATCTATGTGGAGCGTGCTGGGCAGCTGCATCTGGGGGTAAGCGAGGCAGAAGGGGCTCGACCCCGCCACGTGTCTTGCGTCAGTGCCCATGCGCCGCAACGAGTGGCCCTCTTCCTGCAGGCCAGCCCGCAGAGGGACGTCAGCCGCTGGACGGCCAGCTTCCAGTGCGAGCTGCTGAGCAACCAGAGCGCTGCCGGCTCCGACTACAAAAAGATGGCACTGGTTGAAG ctatgTGCCGTCCTTGTGACAATGTGGAACTTCTTATGGCCATTTGCAGCAGTG ATCTAATGGTGAAAGGATCTATCCAAAATGTTTCTCATGATTCAGAGAACCACATGCCACAGGTTGATGTCAGCGTCTGGAAAGtctacagacagaaaaacagaattttctggCAGGATGAAGCAAGTGGTGAATGGCGAGGCCCTATACGAACCCTGCTACAATGCAAGGTGAAGGAGGGAAGTGGAGATTTCCTCTTCACTGGAAATGAACGTTTTGGCAAAGCTTGGTTGGGCTGTGCTCCTCGGTTTAAAGATTTCATGTTCATTTACTGGGCTGCCAGAGAAAGGGGAGCCAACCCATGTGAGTTTCAGCTCAGCTGA